The following proteins come from a genomic window of Streptomyces sp. NBC_01716:
- a CDS encoding Ohr family peroxiredoxin, with the protein MTTHLRGSARRDYVTLPWGRVHYRHAGDQDAPVVLMLHQSPLSSATYEPALAPLAARGVRAVAVDTPGFGMSDAAPGPWSIPEYARAVWQIADAIGLDSVHLLGQHTGAIVAAEAALQQRRRVRGLVFQGIPLYSDDERAEKSASYAPGYTPAEDGGHLRVIWDRVRWLYPTIGAESASRQVAEYLSVGPDYAVAYRAVFAHRLDTAALAGIPTLLLHGGDDVLNRMNKEVQAAFPDAPLTVIPGGTDFVAEEQPEEFASALAAHVRAHADGESDGASAAGAQGRGTAPVPPSKPLYTATVEAEGGRAGRVRSLTGALDLPLSRPADRADGDPGSDPEELFAAGFAACFRSALDVAARRRRTALAATTVTASVTLGTTAPTGGSGPDRYGLAVALHVSDPGVPTDELAELVADADLICPYANAIRGNIPVSTQVTGKG; encoded by the coding sequence ATGACCACCCATCTGCGGGGCTCCGCCCGCCGCGACTACGTCACCCTGCCGTGGGGCCGGGTCCACTACCGGCACGCCGGTGACCAGGACGCGCCGGTGGTCCTGATGCTGCATCAGTCGCCGCTCTCCTCGGCCACTTACGAGCCGGCCCTGGCCCCGCTGGCGGCCAGGGGCGTACGGGCCGTGGCCGTGGACACCCCCGGATTCGGGATGTCGGACGCGGCTCCCGGGCCCTGGTCGATACCGGAGTACGCGCGGGCCGTCTGGCAGATCGCCGACGCGATCGGCCTCGACAGCGTCCATCTGCTGGGCCAGCACACCGGGGCGATCGTGGCCGCCGAGGCCGCGCTGCAACAGCGTCGACGGGTCCGCGGACTGGTCTTCCAGGGCATCCCGCTCTACTCCGACGACGAACGGGCCGAGAAGTCCGCCTCATACGCGCCCGGTTACACACCCGCCGAGGACGGCGGCCATCTGCGGGTGATCTGGGACCGTGTGCGGTGGCTGTACCCCACGATCGGCGCGGAGTCCGCCAGCCGCCAGGTCGCCGAATACCTCAGCGTCGGCCCCGACTACGCGGTGGCCTACCGCGCGGTCTTCGCCCACCGTCTCGACACGGCAGCCCTCGCCGGCATCCCCACCCTGCTGCTGCACGGCGGCGACGACGTGCTCAACCGGATGAACAAGGAGGTCCAGGCCGCCTTCCCGGACGCGCCGCTGACGGTGATCCCCGGCGGCACGGACTTCGTCGCGGAGGAACAGCCGGAGGAGTTCGCGTCCGCGCTCGCCGCCCACGTACGGGCCCACGCGGACGGCGAGTCCGACGGGGCAAGCGCGGCCGGCGCGCAAGGCCGGGGCACCGCCCCCGTACCGCCGTCGAAGCCCTTGTACACCGCGACGGTCGAGGCCGAGGGCGGCCGGGCGGGCCGGGTCCGCTCCCTGACCGGCGCACTGGACCTGCCGCTGTCCCGTCCGGCAGACCGTGCCGACGGAGATCCGGGCAGCGACCCGGAAGAACTCTTCGCCGCCGGTTTCGCCGCCTGCTTCCGCAGCGCGCTGGACGTGGCGGCCCGGCGGCGCCGTACCGCGCTCGCCGCGACGACGGTCACCGCCTCGGTCACCCTGGGCACCACCGCGCCCACGGGCGGCTCAGGCCCCGACCGCTACGGTCTCGCGGTCGCGCTGCACGTCAGCGACCCCGGCGTACCGACCGACGAGCTCGCCGAACTGGTCGCGGACGCCGACCTGATCTGTCCCTACGCCAACGCGATACGCGGCAACATACCGGTGTCCACACAGGTGACAGGGAAAGGCTGA